TTTTCGGCGAGGTTTACCGCAGCGTTGCCCAAGAGAGAAATGGTTTCAAACATACATTGCGCGATGACCGGCTCCATCACGTTTAATTGCAACTGCCCCGCTTCGGCGGCGAAGGTGATGGTGGTGTCGTTGCCGATGACTTTGAAGCAGACTTGGTTGACCACTTCGGGAATCACGGGGTTGACTTTGGCGGGCATAATCGACGAGCCTGCCTGCATTTCCGGCAGGTTAATCTCTTTCAAACCGGCGCGCGGGCCGGACGACAAGAGGCGCAAGTCGTTACAGATTTTCGATAATTTCACCGCCGTGCGTTTCAATGCGCCGTGTACCATCACATACGCGCCGCAGTCGGAAGTCGCTTCAATCAGGTTTTCGGTCAGTTTGCAATCCAAGCCGCTGACTTCGGACAATTTTTTCACCGCCAAAGCCGCGTAGCCTTTCGGCGTGTTCACGCCCGTGCCGATGGCGGTTGCGCCCAAGTTGACTTCCAACAGCAGGGCGCGCGTGCGGTCCAGATTCAAAATCTCTTCTTCCAGCAACACTTGGAAAGACTGAAACTCCTGCCCCGCCGTCATCGGTACGGCATCTTGAAGCTGGGTGCGCCCCATTTTCAAAACATCTTTAAACTCATCGGCTTTGGCGGCAAACGCGTCTTTCAGCAACGCCAGTTTTTCCAGCAGTTCGCCGACACTGTAATACACCGCCAGCCTGAAGCCGGTCGGATACGCATCGTTGGTGGACTGGCTGGCGTTCACATGGTCCATCGGATTGACGATGTCGTAGCGGCCTTTCTCGTAGCCCAACACTTCCAAAGCAAGGTTGGCGATGACTTCGTTGGTGTTCATGTTGACCGAAGTCCCTGCGCCGCCCTGATACACGTCGGACGGGAATTGGTCGAGGCAGCGGCCTTTAAGCAACACTTCATCGCAAGCCTTTTCGATGGCGGCGGCGATTTCGGGCTTCACCGCGCCCAGCTCACCGTTTGCCTGCGCAGTCGCTTTTTTCACCATCACCATGCTGCGGACAAACTGCGGCACGTCGGAAATTTTTTGATTGGAAATTTTAAAGTTTTCCACCGCGCGCAAAGTATGGATGCCCCAATACGCCTCGGCGGGGATTTCGCGGTCGCCCAGCAAATCGTGTTCGATACGGACAGTCATTTCTCTTACCTTCTCATTCGTTGGTTTATCAAGTAATGTGCATATGCAGGCGGAACATTAGACCGTTTTGCATGGGTTGTCTAGCTGCAAATGCGCCGTTGTTATCAAAGCAGAAAAAACACTCCCACCCGAAAGGTAAAAGGTCGTCTGAAACCTTTTTCAGACGACCTTTTACATGCTTACATCCCGACCAGCCCCCGTATCTGCGGCCAGTAAAATAAACAGGCGATGGCGCAGACGGCGACGCTGATGCCTGCGGCGTTGATGCTGCTGATTTTCTCTTTAAACGCCATCGCGCCGACCAGTGTACCCAAGACGATGACGCCGATGTTCATGCCTGCGAAGACCAGCGCCGGGTTGTCTTTCATCATTTGGTGGGCGGTGATGTAGGTAACGATGTTGGCGAAGTTCAAACCGCCCAAAACGATGCCGCCGATAATGCCTTCTTTCGTCCATTTGGTCGATTGGGAGAAAAGGTAGCCGAACATCAAAATACCGGCGAGGCTGAAGGCGACCAAAAGGTTGCCGGAAAACGCCGTACCACTTTTGGCAAGCTGTTTGAAGAGGATGTCGATGATGCCGTAGCCCGCCCAAACGCCCGCGAGCAGCATGATTTGCGTACCCAATCCGCCCGATTTCTTGCCGCCGTCGGCTTTCCACAACAGGCAGAACAAAGCCACAAACGCCAAAACGATGCCTATCAGCCTGCCTTCGGTCAAGGCTTCGCCAAAAATGACGAACGCGGAAATAATCGGCAATATCAAAGACAAACGTTGCGCCGCATCAGACTTGACGATACCCGCAGCATCGACCGCCTTGCCCATAATCACAAACACCGAAGGCAGCAGCACACCCAGCGCGCCGAACAGCCACCAAGTCGGCAAAAAGGCTTTCGGATTGCTCAAATCGGGTTTCAACACCCAAGCCGTCAACGCCACTGCGACGATGTAGTTCACCGCCACCGCCTGCGCGACGTCGATTTTGTTCTTACGCGCCAATTTGAGCAATACCGACACAGACACGCTGCACAGTATGCTTGCTAATAAATAAATCATGTTTTTCCTTTGATTGAATGTGTCGGATGCGTGGACAAATTTTCAGACGACCTTGTTGGTGTCCTGTTTTGATATTTAGTTTCCCGCAAACGACCCATACAAAAATTTCAGACGACCCCGAGATGCGAAGGTCGTCTGAAAACAAGGCGGGCGGTTGCGCTTAGAACCAAGTATCCAAAGACATACGCTTGTTATCCGTCAGTCTGACGAAACCTGCCGCCAGACGGTAAGCAAACCAAACCGATACCAAAAACAGCAACACAGAGCCGATGCCGATAAACGCGGTGATTTTACTCAAAACAAACCCCGCCAGACCGCCCCAGAAGGTTTTAATCAGATAGTCTGCGTGGTTATTATAAACCGAGTCTCCCATATCGCCACGTTTTACATACGCCAAAACAATGCCGGCTACAGGCATCACGAAGGTCGCAAATGCCAAGGCAAACAAGGCATACATCGCCATCACATAAGTCCGGTCGCCGTCTTGGCGCGGCGCTTCCGCCGTATGTTCGCTACCGGTCTGCTGGCTGGCGGTCTGCCCGCTTCTACCGCTGAATTCACGGAGCGACTCGTCGTACCATGCCCGACGTTCGGGATCGACCAGCGTATCGTAAGCCTGACGGATTTCCTTAAAACGCTCTTCCGCTTCGGGATTGCCGGGATTACGATCGGGATGGTATTTCATTGCCGAATCGCGATAGGCTTTTCTGATTTCTGCAATGTCCGCATCCGCCGAAATGCCGAGAATTTCATAAAAATTACGGTTTTCCATATTAGGGTGTGCCTCTTTGGTTTGTGTTTGCCAAAGCCCGATACCGTGAAATCATGGCAACAGGCTGTTTGACAGAATGAAAACAGATATAAAATCAGGCATTGTGTTCTTTTTATAAAACCTTCAAATTTGCCCGAATCTGCGTTTCCCGACTTAAAAACCGTTTTGCATCCCTTTAGACGGCGACCTGTACATCCTGCGGATTCAAAGTCCGCAAAGCCTGCGGACTGACACCGATGATAAATCCGCGCTTGCCGCCGTTGATATAAACTTTCTCCAAATCCCAAATACTTTTTTCAACATAAACAGGCAACCGGGTTTTCATACCGAAAGGCGTCGTCCCACCCACCAGATAGCCCGTCCATTTGTTTGCCTGTTTCGGATCGGCAGGCTCGATGTGTTTCATGCCCAAATCGCGAGCCAGATTGCGGGTGGAAATCTGCTTGTCGCCGTGCATCACGACGACCAGCCCTTTCTTCGCTTCGTTTTGCAGCACGATGGTTTTGACTACCTGATGCTCGTCCACGCCGAACAACTGTGCAAACTGCCCTGTCCCGCCGTGTTCTTCATAAACATAAATATAAGGCTCAAAATCAATTTGATGTGTACGCAAGAAACGGACGGCAGGAGTAACCGGATAATCGGTATTTTTGCTCATGATGCAGTTCCAATAATATTCAGACGACCTAAAATTAATATGACAATGACGCGTAAAAATAGTTTCCGCATCTTTTCAAAAACAACAAAACCGCCCGCCTGCTGTGGCAGACAATCAAGCTGAATGTTACCATAAGCCCCTGCCCAACATCCGCCGTCTCGTTCTGACCCCATCAGGCAAACTGAAATCCGACAACAGGACAGAATGCCCCGTGCGCCCAACCTCAAGGAATATCAAATGAATATCCGATACCTCGGTACCACCGAACGCTACTCCGAAGCCGTCTGCGCCGGAGGATTCGTCTTCCTCTCAGGCATGGTTCCCGAAAATCCCGAAGCCGATGCCAAAGCCCAGACCGAAAACGTCTTGGCACAAATCGACCGCTGGCTTGAAGAATGCGGCTCCGACAAAGCACACATCCTCGAAGCCACCATCTTCCTGACCGATATGAACGACTACGCCGCCATGAACGAAGCCTGGGATGCCTGGACAGCCCTCGGCCGCACCCCTGCCCGCGCCTGTATCGAAGCCAAACTCGCCAAACCGGAATGGGCGGTCGAAATCAAAGTATCCGCCGTGTGCAAGTAATTGGATTGGACAAGGGTCGTCTGAAAACCACAGTCGATTTTTCAGACGACCTCTGTAACAAATAAAATCTGCAACACCGATACGCTCAAAAATTAGAAAACATTTAATTTTATTAGAAACAAATAGTTATTTAAAATTTTTCAAGTAAGCCCGCCTGCACGTCAAAATAAAATCGAAATAAACTATACTTTTTCTTAATTTATGAGATAATAGCTAAACAAATTCTTAGCTAACTTCATCAACATCAAACGAGAACAACACTATGTCAGACGAAAAAAGCAAAGCCCTAGCCGCCGCCCTTGCCCAAATTGAAAAAAACTTCGGCAAAGGTTCCATCATGAAAATGGACGGCAGCCAGCAAGAAGAAAACCTTGACGTCATCTCCACCGGCTCGCTCGGTGTGGACTTGGCGCTCGGCGTCGGCGGTCTGCCGCGCGGCCGCGTCGTCGAAATCTTCGGCCCCGAATCATCCGGTAAAACCACGCTCTGTCTCGAAGCCATCGCCCAATGCCAAAAAAACGGCGGTATCTGCGCCTTTATCGACGCCGAACACGCCTTCGACCCCGTTTACGCCCGCAAACTCGGCGTTAAAGTAGAGGAACTCTACCTCTCCCAACCCGATACCGGCGAGCAGGCTCTGGAAATCTGCGACACGCTGGTACGTTCCGGCGGCGTGGACATGGTCGTTGTCGACTCCGTAGCCGCCCTCGTACCCAAAGCCGAAATCGAAGGCGAAATGGGCGACAGCCACGTCGGCCTGCAAGCCCGCCTGATGAGCCAAGCCCTGCGCAAACTGACCGGCCACATCAAACGCACCAACACACTGGTCGTCTTCATCAACCAAATCCGTATGAAAATCGGCGTGATGTTCGGCAGTCCCGAAACCACCACCGGCGGTAACGCCCTCAAATTCTACGCCTCCGTCCGCCTCGACATCCGCCGAACCGGACAAATCAAAAAAGGCGACGACGTCATCGGCAACGAAACCAAAGTCAAAGTCATCAAAAACAAAGTCGCCCCTCCGTTCCGCCAAGCCGAATTCGATATCCTGTACGGCGAAGGCGTAAGCTGGGAAGGCGAACTGATCGACCTCGGTGTCAAATACGACATCGTTGAAAAATCAGGCGCATGGTACAGCTACAACGGCGCCAAAATCGGACAAGGCAAAGACAACGTCCGCGTATGGTTGAAAGAAAACCCCGAAATCGCCAACGAAATCGACGCCAAAATCCGTGCCGCCGTGGGCATCAACATCGATATCACCGAAGGCAAACTGGACGACACCGACGGCGAACGTCCCGAGGAATAAACCCCTCTTGAGTCTTGGTTAAAATGAAAAGAGGTCGTCTGAAATATTTCAGACGACCTCTTCATGATTCCGTATCGGGCAAATCAAGCTTTCAGCAATTCTTGCAGCTCACCTGCTTCATACATTTCCATCAAAATATCGGAACCGCCGACAAACTCTCCGTTTACGTAGAGTTGCGGGATGGTCGGCCAATCGCTGTATTCTTTGATACCTTGGCGGACAGCATCGTTTTCCAAAACATTCACGGTAACGTAATCAGTGCAGCCTGCGGCGCTGAGGATTTGTACGGCGCGTGAAGAGAAGCCGCATTGCGGAAACTGCTTCGTACCCTTCATAAACAAAACAACGCGGTGGGTGGTAACAACTTCTTTGATTTGGTCGTGGATAGATGTCATGGTTTAATCCTTATTTACATGAATCGGTTAATCGGAATTTGCGCCATTATACGCAAATTGACGTGTTTGGGTACGCCTGTTTGCATGGATATTTGAACAAATTAATATCGGTTTACCCAAAATCCCCAAATCGCAAACCTGCCGATCATCCTCAGCCCATCCTATTCAATACGCAGCCGCCCCAACCGACAGAACCTAAAAATTGTCAACAATCCAAGCCATCTTATTTTAAAGCGGTGCTATAATTCCCGAACCAGATTTTTCAGATG
The DNA window shown above is from Neisseria sicca and carries:
- the aspA gene encoding aspartate ammonia-lyase yields the protein MTVRIEHDLLGDREIPAEAYWGIHTLRAVENFKISNQKISDVPQFVRSMVMVKKATAQANGELGAVKPEIAAAIEKACDEVLLKGRCLDQFPSDVYQGGAGTSVNMNTNEVIANLALEVLGYEKGRYDIVNPMDHVNASQSTNDAYPTGFRLAVYYSVGELLEKLALLKDAFAAKADEFKDVLKMGRTQLQDAVPMTAGQEFQSFQVLLEEEILNLDRTRALLLEVNLGATAIGTGVNTPKGYAALAVKKLSEVSGLDCKLTENLIEATSDCGAYVMVHGALKRTAVKLSKICNDLRLLSSGPRAGLKEINLPEMQAGSSIMPAKVNPVIPEVVNQVCFKVIGNDTTITFAAEAGQLQLNVMEPVIAQCMFETISLLGNAAVNLAEKCVKGITVNREICERYVFNSIGLVTYLNPYIGHENGDLVGKICAQTGKGVREVVLERGLLSEAELDRILSPENLMNPHL
- a CDS encoding DMT family transporter → MIYLLASILCSVSVSVLLKLARKNKIDVAQAVAVNYIVAVALTAWVLKPDLSNPKAFLPTWWLFGALGVLLPSVFVIMGKAVDAAGIVKSDAAQRLSLILPIISAFVIFGEALTEGRLIGIVLAFVALFCLLWKADGGKKSGGLGTQIMLLAGVWAGYGIIDILFKQLAKSGTAFSGNLLVAFSLAGILMFGYLFSQSTKWTKEGIIGGIVLGGLNFANIVTYITAHQMMKDNPALVFAGMNIGVIVLGTLVGAMAFKEKISSINAAGISVAVCAIACLFYWPQIRGLVGM
- a CDS encoding DnaJ domain-containing protein → MENRNFYEILGISADADIAEIRKAYRDSAMKYHPDRNPGNPEAEERFKEIRQAYDTLVDPERRAWYDESLREFSGRSGQTASQQTGSEHTAEAPRQDGDRTYVMAMYALFALAFATFVMPVAGIVLAYVKRGDMGDSVYNNHADYLIKTFWGGLAGFVLSKITAFIGIGSVLLFLVSVWFAYRLAAGFVRLTDNKRMSLDTWF
- the ybaK gene encoding Cys-tRNA(Pro) deacylase — translated: MSKNTDYPVTPAVRFLRTHQIDFEPYIYVYEEHGGTGQFAQLFGVDEHQVVKTIVLQNEAKKGLVVVMHGDKQISTRNLARDLGMKHIEPADPKQANKWTGYLVGGTTPFGMKTRLPVYVEKSIWDLEKVYINGGKRGFIIGVSPQALRTLNPQDVQVAV
- a CDS encoding RidA family protein, which codes for MNIRYLGTTERYSEAVCAGGFVFLSGMVPENPEADAKAQTENVLAQIDRWLEECGSDKAHILEATIFLTDMNDYAAMNEAWDAWTALGRTPARACIEAKLAKPEWAVEIKVSAVCK
- the recA gene encoding recombinase RecA, yielding MSDEKSKALAAALAQIEKNFGKGSIMKMDGSQQEENLDVISTGSLGVDLALGVGGLPRGRVVEIFGPESSGKTTLCLEAIAQCQKNGGICAFIDAEHAFDPVYARKLGVKVEELYLSQPDTGEQALEICDTLVRSGGVDMVVVDSVAALVPKAEIEGEMGDSHVGLQARLMSQALRKLTGHIKRTNTLVVFINQIRMKIGVMFGSPETTTGGNALKFYASVRLDIRRTGQIKKGDDVIGNETKVKVIKNKVAPPFRQAEFDILYGEGVSWEGELIDLGVKYDIVEKSGAWYSYNGAKIGQGKDNVRVWLKENPEIANEIDAKIRAAVGINIDITEGKLDDTDGERPEE
- the grxD gene encoding Grx4 family monothiol glutaredoxin; translated protein: MTSIHDQIKEVVTTHRVVLFMKGTKQFPQCGFSSRAVQILSAAGCTDYVTVNVLENDAVRQGIKEYSDWPTIPQLYVNGEFVGGSDILMEMYEAGELQELLKA